The stretch of DNA CTGGTCGTCGGGCTCGGTGAGCAGGCTCCAGTCGTCGTAGCCCAGTTCGAGCGTGAAGCGACGCAACCACGGATGCCGTTCGCGCCACGTCGGCCCCTCGCTCACCAGCGCCGCGCCCGCCGCGTTGGCCACCGGGTCGACCCAGTCGAAGCGCACGCCCGGCATGAAGCCATTGATGATCTCCATGTACAGCAGCGAGCCGAACGCCGCCGACCACGCGCCGTGCACGCGTGCGGTGCGGTCGTCGGCGCCCGTCCAGAGGTGCAACTGCGTGAACAGGAGTCCGGTGTGCTTGGTCGCGTAGACGTGGCCGAAGACGTCGATCAACCACGCCGACTCGAGCCGCATGACCCGGAACTCGTCCTCGAGGCCCAGCCGGCTGCCGATCTTCGCCGCTCCGCCGTACAGGCCGCCGTAGGCACCGGCGACGGTGAGGCGGCGCCAGGAGGGTGCGGGGGTGGCGGGGGCGGGGGCGGTGGGGTCGTCGGGGCGGATCTTGAGGGGGTTCGGGGTGGGGCTGGGTGCGGGAGTGGGCGGTTCCGCGGTGGAAGTCGGTTCGTCGGCGGCGGTCACTTCCGCGGCGGAAGTCGGTTCGTCGGCGGTGGTCACTTCCGCAGCGGAAGTCGGTTCGTCGGAGGCAGTCACTTCCGCAGCGGAAGTCGGTTCGCCCGAGGCGGCCACTTCCGCAGCGGAAGTCGGTTCGGCGGCGGTGGTCACTTCCGCAGCGGAATCGAGCAGGTCGGCGCGCCAGGCGCCGGCGGCCGCTGGAGCGCGTCCCGCGGTCGCGGCGGAACCACCCGCGGTCGCGACGGATCCGCCGCCGGACGACGCCGGGGACCCACCACCGGACGCCATCGTGGAAGCCGGGCACAGCAACCCCACCACCAGCGCACACGCGACGCACGTGGCGATCGTGCGGACCCGCGGACGGCGACGTCGCTCCATGAGGGCAGCGTTATCGCAAGTCACGCGCCATGGCGAGGAAGGATTCCGCCCGCGGGTCGGCGGGCGCGTTGCGGCGGCGGACGGTGCAGATGGTGCGCACGGCCACCGGCCCCCCTCGACGACGACGCAGGGATTCGGGTCCGGACTCGGCCACCGCGGCCGGCAGCACCGACCAGCCGAAGCCCAGGGCGACCATCTGGCGCAGGACCTGGGGATTGCCCGACTCCAGACGCACGCGCGGGGTGATCCCACGCTCGTGCAGGCCCACGTCGATCCGCTCGCGCGTGTGGCTGCCCGGTGGGTACAGCAGCCAGTCGGCGTCGGCCGGATCCTCGCGGCGGCGCGGCGGTGCGTACAGGTACAGGGGTTCGTCGGTGAGCGTCTCGCGGAGGACGTCGTCGGGCGGGTCGCCGTCGTCCACGACCACGGCCAGATCGAGTTCGAAGCGCTGGAGCGCACGCTCCAGGCTGCTGCTCGGTGCCACCGTCAGGCGGAGGTCGACGTCGGGGGACTCGTCGCGGAAGCGGCGCACGGCCTGCGGGAGCAGGTACAGACTGCCCGCGTCGATCATCCCGACGCGCAGGGCGCCCGCCCGGCCCTCGCGACGGCGGTCGAGGGCTTCGGAGAACTCCTCGGCGCGGGCCAGGACCTCGCGGGCGAAGCGCACCGTTTCGTGGCCCTCCTCGGTGAGACGGCGGCGCCGACCGTCCCGTTCGAACAGCGACACGCCCAGCCGGCGCTCGAGCTCGGCCATCGACTGCGACAGCGCCGGCTGGCTCAGGTTCAGGCGCTGCGCCGCCCGCGCCCAGGTCGGGCTGCGCTCGATCTCGCGCAGGTAGGCCAGTTGTTGCAGGTGCACGTTCAGGCCTGCGGGCCGACGGTCGGGCACGGTCGCCTCCTCGGGCTGCCGGTATCTGTTCCGGACATTCGAACTGTGAGTGAGGATAAATCCAATGGATCGAAGTGTCGACGTCGCCTAGTTTCCACCGCGAACCGGAGCACCACAGGACAGGGCTCCGGCGTCGTCATCGACCATGGAGGATCGACGTGAGCGACCCGATCGACATTCGCCCCGCCGGCGGCCGGCTGGGCATCCTGACGCCCGGCATGGGCGCCGTGGCCACCACCTTCTTCGCCGGCGTGCTCAGTGTGCGCAAGGGTCTGAGCAAGCCCATCGGTTCGCTGACGCAGATGGGCACCATCCGGCTCGGCAAGCGCACCGACGAGCGCGCGCCGATG from Candidatus Krumholzibacteriia bacterium encodes:
- a CDS encoding LysR family transcriptional regulator, which translates into the protein MPDRRPAGLNVHLQQLAYLREIERSPTWARAAQRLNLSQPALSQSMAELERRLGVSLFERDGRRRRLTEEGHETVRFAREVLARAEEFSEALDRRREGRAGALRVGMIDAGSLYLLPQAVRRFRDESPDVDLRLTVAPSSSLERALQRFELDLAVVVDDGDPPDDVLRETLTDEPLYLYAPPRRREDPADADWLLYPPGSHTRERIDVGLHERGITPRVRLESGNPQVLRQMVALGFGWSVLPAAVAESGPESLRRRRGGPVAVRTICTVRRRNAPADPRAESFLAMARDLR